The window CTGACCGATCAGAATCACGGTACCACGGTAGGATTTGGCGGTGATACGCATCTGATGCTGGTACGGCGCTTTATTGGCCAGACCGGTAATGTCGAGTTCCAGATTGTTATCTTTCCAGATCTCTTGCGTGGAGCGCGGGTCGGTGGCGATATTGACCGTGGTCGCGGCACCGGCGATGAACAATCCGGCACACCCCGACAGGGAGACCAGAGCCAGTAAAACAGAAAATAGGCGTAATGTTTTCATAACTTACTCTTCGTGAGCGGGAAATAAAACCTGATCGATCAAGTCGCACAAACAGTGCAGGGTGACCATGTGCACTTCCTGAATTCGGGCGGTACGGTGCGAAGGAATGCGGATTTCCACATCGTTTTCACCCAGCAGGCCGGCCATCTCGCCGCCGTCTTTGCCGGTCAGGGCGATAATGGTCATGTCACGGGTTACCGCCGCTTCCATCGCTTTAATAATGTTCTGGCTGTTACCGCTGGTGGAAATCGCCAGCAGAATGTCGCCTGGCTGACCAAATGCGCGCACCTGTTTGGAAAAGATTTCCTGATAGTGGTAGTCGTTCGCGACCGCGGTCAGGGTGGTGTTATCAGCGGTCATTGCCATGGCGGGCAGACTCGGGCGTTCAGTTTCGAAACGGTTGATAAGGCAAGAGGTAAACTGTTGCGCGTTTGAGGCTGATCCCCCGTTACCACAGCACAGAATTTTGTTGCCATTGAGCAGGGTCGCGACCATCGCCTGAGCGGCATGCATGATGGCATCCGGCAGCGCTTCTGCTGCGGCGATTTGAATTTGAATACTTTCGGTAAAACTGTCTTTAATGCTGTCTAGCATCGATTATCCTTCGGTGATTGCATTTTTTATCCAGTCAATCTGGCGTCCGTTATCATGAATGGCCACGACATCGAATCGAAAACTGGTGTGGTCGGCACTCAGGCCTTGTTTGAGCATCCACCAATTTGCTGCTTTGATCAAGCGTGTCTGCTTCTGTCTGGTTACGGTTTCAGCAGCGTGGCCGTGGCGTTGGTCATGGCGGTATTTCACTTCAACGAACACCAGGGTGTCATTGTCGCGCATGATCAAATCCAGTTCACCGGCCTTAACCTGAAAGTTTTGCTCAATCAGGATCAGGCCGTGGCGGCGCAGATAATCTGCTGCCGCCTGTTCGTAATTCTGCCCTTGCTGACGCCGGTTGACTGGCTTAAGACGGCTAAAGAGCCCCATGGTCAGCCCAGCTGATTTCACGCTGTACGACACAGTTATCGTCAATGCCCAGCACACCGGTCTGGCCCTGGATAGTATAGCCTTGGACGACTTTCATCTGCGGAAGTTCAACCATCAGCTGGTAGGCATCCATACCCATGGCCTGTAAACGGCGCTCGGCGTTGGAAGAGTCCGGCCACAGTTTTTCCATCTGCTCGGCAATCTTCTCATCCGGATGAATCAGCAGCGGGATGTCGCTGTAGCTGACACCGCTCAGATCTTCATATTGGCGACCGCCACTGTTGCTGGCTGAGTTCGAGAATAGTTTTGGTGGCTGAGTATCCGGGTTAATCGCCACTTCAATGAATGGCTTAATCAGGGTCAGGTCAGCAC is drawn from Vibrio sp. CDRSL-10 TSBA and contains these coding sequences:
- a CDS encoding phosphoheptose isomerase, with amino-acid sequence MLDSIKDSFTESIQIQIAAAEALPDAIMHAAQAMVATLLNGNKILCCGNGGSASNAQQFTSCLINRFETERPSLPAMAMTADNTTLTAVANDYHYQEIFSKQVRAFGQPGDILLAISTSGNSQNIIKAMEAAVTRDMTIIALTGKDGGEMAGLLGENDVEIRIPSHRTARIQEVHMVTLHCLCDLIDQVLFPAHEE
- a CDS encoding YraN family protein, with protein sequence MGLFSRLKPVNRRQQGQNYEQAAADYLRRHGLILIEQNFQVKAGELDLIMRDNDTLVFVEVKYRHDQRHGHAAETVTRQKQTRLIKAANWWMLKQGLSADHTSFRFDVVAIHDNGRQIDWIKNAITEG